tcctgtgagaatctgacGTTGCCACTGATGTAACAGGGGGCAGAGCCCAGGCAGTGATGCCAATGGGGAGAGCAGCAGTAAATACAGACAAAAGCTTCCCTGGCAGCCCACCATTCACCCCCTGCGGTGGGGTCCGGTGGAGAGGGCACAGGGTTTAGTGGTTCGTGACTGCACTTCTTCAGGATGTGAATCTTTATTGATGTTAAAGGAATCTTTCTAATACTTATATAAGCATAAATATTCAAGTTAAGTAGATGTCTGGGAGAGTACCCATAACAGAGTTCTTTCCCCCAGAACTTCTTATAGTTGAATTTTACTGATAGAGTGTGAATCTGTAAGAGATTGGACAGAACACAAATGTGTCCTATTATTATTTGATGGAGAAAGAGTTTTAGATTTTTCTCCATAATCTCTATTAACACCGTGTAATGGACTAGTGTTTTCATAGAAATGTAATTTGCAAAACATTGGCTAGAAAAAGTTTCATATGATGTATCTTACATTTGAGAATAAATTTGCAAAATATCTGAGAAAATTTCCTGGAATTCCTCTGGATGCCCAAAGAGGAATCAATTATTTCCCCTATTGCTGCTCCTATTATGACTCTAAGAAAGCATACTAGTTTTAGAAATTAGTTATTTACAATATTGAAATTATTCCTCTTTTCAACTTGATCTGAAATGCTACTTTGGCCCATATCAAGTTACCTATGTGTGAATGGGTATTTCTGCACCTTCTATCCTGGGCCATTACTacaatatttttttcccaattgTATGTCAGTAACTCACTGTCCTGAATACCACCACATTTTTATGGGAAATTTTGATAAATAACTGGTGAGATTCTGCTTATTGTTCTGGAAGATGCTTAATTCTAggtctttaatttcctttatgaatattaaaatCAGCTTATCTGAAAAAACATTGGGTTAGAATTTTGATGGGAATATAATTCACTCTATggattattttgagatttattattttctccctttagtgaactataaaaatctctctccatgttttttaatgaacacacacagagaaacacagtTTGTTGAGCAGTCCTAAGTTTGTGTAGCAATGATGTCAGTGTTGGGTAGAGTAAATATTATCAGAGTTCTTTTCCACAGAACTTTTCATACTTCAGAAGTAGATTTTGAATCTACTGGGTAGATTTGAATCTCTAAGAGACTTGACAGAACACTAGGGTGTCCTGTTATTATTTGATGGGGAAATGCTTGTGGATTTTTCTCTACGAGGTCTATTAACACCATACAAGACACTAGTGTTTTCTTAGAAATATAATCTATAGAACATTATCTGAAAGAAGTTTCATATGATACATGCTATAATTgagaataaattaacaaaatagaaCTGATTTCCTGGAATTCCATGGGAACCCCCACAAAATAGTCAATCGTTTTTCTTATTCCTGCCTCCATTAGAACTGAATAAGAATACATACTAGttctagaaattatttatttgcatCAGTACCCCTATAAATACTGACAATAATGGTTtcgttttattcatttttgaatcTCCAGAACATTAACTGTAGATTATAGCTAGTGGATTATAATTGCATGTTGAATTTTAAAAGGAGTTTATGTCCAAGGAATGTGCACAAATTATGAATGGGTATAAATGGTTTACCCTTTAACTTGACTTGCATGGCTAATAAGATcggtttgttattttttaatttaaaaaaatatgagatTGAATAACATGGCTCTATCTGATGGATTATTTCAGTAAGTGGCTTTCATCTCTAATCATGGAGAATATGCTTATAATATAAAAGGTAAGATGTAATATAACCATAATTTTTGAGTCCTGTACAACAGAAAAGCATGACTACCATAAAAACTACAAACCCTGTCAGCATTGGAAATAAGACATATTTCAGAAATAGTCTAGGCAATGTGACTACTCACAAAACTTAATTCTAGAATCTTTAATCACTAAAATTGTATAACTGTTACTTAATAGAATCTATTTATTCATAAAGTAACCTTCAGAGAACCTGTTATGTAACAGGTGCTTAGAAAATGCTTGTGTAAAAGAATGGCAAAGTGCGGTCATAAATCCTGCATTGAATAAGGGAGACAATGGGGGCATGGATAaagatataaattaataaatggacaattatttattaataacatcattcttttttatttcattttagtttttacaGATATTTGTACTTCATATTGACTTACGATTCATAAAATGCTGAATTTCACTGATGTGACAGAATTTATTCTTTTGGGATTAACTAGTTATCGAGAATGGCGAGTTCTCCTCTTCGTCATCTTTCTCGTGGTCTACATTATCACCTTGGTGGGCAACATTGGAGTGATCGCCTTAATTAAGGTTAGTCCACAGCTGAACAGCCCCATGTACTTTTTCCTCAGCCATTTGTCCTTTATTGATGTGTGGTTTTCTTCCAACGTCACCCCTAAATTGCTGGAAAACCTGCTATCAGAGACAAAAACTATTTCTTATGCTGGGTGTTTGGTACAGTGCTTCTTCTTCATTGCTCTTGTTCATGTGGAAATTTTTATTCTGGCTGTGATGGCCTTTGACAGATACATGGCAATTGGGAACCCTCTGCTCTACAGCAGCAAAATGTCAAGGGTTGTCTGTATTCGACTGATCTGTTTCCCTTACATATATGGTTTCCTGACTAGTCTGGCAGCAACATTATGGACGTATGGCTTGTACTTCTGTGGGAAAATCGAGATCAACCACTTCTACTGTGCAGATCCACCTCTCATCAAGATGGCCTGTGCGGGGACCTTTGtgaaagaatataccatgctcatactGGCAGGAATTAACTTCACATATTCCCTGATTGTAATTATCATCTCCTATATATTCATTCTCATTGCCATCCTACAAATGCGCTCAGCAGAAGGGAGACGGAAAGCCTTTTCTACCTGTGGGTCCCATCTGACAGCGGTCATCATATTTTACGGTACCCTGATCTTCATGTATCTCAGACGGCCCACCGAGGAGTCCGTGGAGCAGGGGAAGATGGTGGCTGTCTTCTATACCACGGTGATCCCCATGTTGAATCCCATTATTTACACTCTGAGGAACAAGGATGTGAAGGAGGCCATGAACAAAGTAATCAATAGaagatatttaacaaaataaagtaaaatttgagTTAATGTCTTTTATGATTTGTTTGGAGAGAGGTCATTGCCTTATCTATAGGAACATTAAGCTAATGAAATCTGGTGGGttggaaagggaaaaataaagtgatgtaaattgacaaaaaaaaaaaagaaagaaattaaagtagaTTAGTTCATTTCTGGTGATGTAAATAGTGAaggttaattttaattaattaattagttgaGAAGATAATGTGTGCTGAAGTGCACAGTACACTAGTTTAAGTTAGTCAAATATTTAGCCAGAACCAAAAGATTTTTTCTTATTCACAAGTCCTGTGGATGAATTTAGGAAATGTTTATTTGTCTATTGGGAAACAAACTTgggccagaaaaaaataaaataaccttttatGAAGGCATAAAAATAGTGGTCTTGCTAATGGTTATaagattatttattgttttatgcttTCTTCATTCTGTTGGAATTTTGTCTGTTCAGAGACTACTAACGTGAAAATAGCAATgtattgtttttcaacttttctttgttttttggtgtttcttAAGAGACACGACATGATAAATGTCTCTCATTTACAGATTTCAAGATGTGCCAACTTTCAATTCTACAGTTGCCAGTAGTCCAATTGTCTACAGGCTCCTGGCAGTGACTTCAGTCTGACCAAGTGTAGCAGAAAATTCCATTTAATAAGTTAAATCTCTtgtccacaaagaaatgggattgtttgttcttttcttagagattaatttgagttctctgtgtattctagttatcagatctttgtcaaaattataacctgcaaaaatcttctcccattccaaaggctgtcggTTTGCTTTATTTGTAGttcccttagctgtgcagaagctttttagcgtGAACAAAtcctagtaatatatttttggtgttgccagggaggtccttctcataaaatattttcccaggcgaatattttcaagcattttccctgcattctcttctacgatttttatagcttcatgtcttaagtttaaatcttttatccagtgagaattaatttttgttagtagtgaaaggtgagggtctaatttcagtctgcTACAGATTACTGGCCAGTTttcccagccccatttgttaaatagtgaatcttttccccagtgtatgtttttgttaggcttatcaaaggtaaatgatgatatgtggctgggttcttctctaaattttctcatctgtttcatacatctacagctctctttttttgttccaataccatgctgttttgatcactacagatttgtagtataacctgaactCTAATAAATTGAtgcctcatttgtttttatttctaagtaatgtattggcaatttgagtttttttctgattccatataaaatgaagtactattttttcaagttctttaaagcatgacattggtgctttgataggaattgcaatAAAATCTGTAGATTAATTTGGGAAGCATATCATAAATGACTTACCACAAAAAATTAAGTAAGGGAGGTAATgattatattaatcagtttgatttaagcactcCATATTGTACATGAAATCATCACTTTGTATCCCatatgtatacagttatgatttcataaaacttaagttaaaaataaaacaaaaaaataaaaattaagccacttaaaaaaaaagtaaaacatactgAATGTATCAATTAAGGAAATGGACATGTTTCATTTTGGAGGGTTTTAATTAAACgtttattaattttgaaaaaaataagtgaaatcatTACTTACGCATTTTAGTTGATTTTTGCTTCTTAAAGAAATCAAATACATAAGATGGATTATTTGTTGTTAACAATTACATGTACTGTCATAATAATAGTAGCATAATTTGATATCTCTTTGTGCCTCATTTCATGAAGTAAAAATATGAGGCTGTAAATTAACAAGTTAGTTCATTGAAGACTACGTCCTTagatcaaaacaaaaattaaaaaccaaaataaataaattaaaaaataaactctttcaCTGCAGAAAATATGTAACTAAAAAATGTAATTCACacatttaagtaaataaaaatgtatcttcaAAGATGAAGAGATAAAGCAAGATTAATACCATATAAGAAGAAAATTCTTTGTCCATTATTGAACTTTTTGCCTTAGGAAAAACGAGAAATACTTATGAACTCATTTCCGCATACATATTCATACCATAAGTATGAATTGGTACTTTATACTCAATTGTAATATTACTGTGTCTGTCATCACAAAATTCAAAATACCTAAAGACTTTCAAATCTAAGGTACATAGGGTCTTTTGGAGGGTGAGGTAAGTGTAATTTATTTTggcaataaaaacatttatttgctGTTTGGGGGGAACTCGATATGCCAgattaattgtttatatattcaaaatgttgcttttacatttcaaaatgtgttAGAAAGCATAATACCTGTAGTCTGTAAGAAGGTGTATTAAGATCATGTTTATTATCTCTTTATTCCCAGAGGTGAAAACTTTCTTACTTACTCTTTTGTAGAGCTAGTCTAGGGTTATAGGAAGAATGATGATGTCAAGATCAATGTTAAATCAAATTCCTGCTTTGAGTCtccaaattttaaatgaattgtgGAAGGCAAATAAAATCTAGTCACCTCTGCttgtttctcttttgtatttctctctctctcacacacacacactttctttcttttcaatttacattttcttgagCTATTGTATAGTAAGTAAAAATTTCCTAGTACTAAGTTCATCTAACAGACTTTCTCCATAATACAAAGAAACTCAGGTGTTCTGGGTACTTGGGCACTGAAggatgcaaaataataataataacaacaataacaacaacaacaactttgGGCACAAATCTGTCCATAATGTTCTAGACTAAGTGAAGGAAGTATATATTTTAGATTGCTTAGTCTAGGTCAGGATCTATGTTCTTTGGCTTGATAGTGTTTAAATGTAATCAaataacataatatttatttcacatatatttgtatacatacatTCTTCAAAATAAGCATAATATTAGTCACAATTCTATTCGGATGGTAAGATAATACTTATAAACTAGAGGTGAAACTGGACAAATAATATTAACTTTTTGTGTGCTTCATATGCaacagacagaggcagagagtcaTCCCTACACTGTCTGAGATCCTTTTAACCACAGCATAAGATAATAgtttctagcactctgagaggctgaggcaggtggattgcttaagctcaggagcctgaacaagagtgagactctgtctctaaaaatagttgggcattgtggctggtgcctgtagtcctagctacttgggaggctgaggcttgcttgagcccaagagtttgaggttgctgtgaactatgatgccacaccactttactgagggcaagaaattgagactctgtataaaaaaaaaaaaaaaaagaaagatagtttCTCTATGTCAGAGATGAGTGCTTTGAAGATTAGAAGTACATTACTTGTCTAAGATCACTTAGTTCAAGTGGTATAGCAAAGGTATAATTCCAGACTTGTCTGAGTTCAAGGTTTATCTCCCACATCAGCAGTGACCTTTGCTGGTGGTCATTCTCCCAGATACTGCCAAGTGATTTATTCTTTAACGTATCTGGCATCTGAAATTGTCAGATGGAACAGATGCGTTGCTGTGATCATCAATCCTGATAATGCCTTTTAGAACACTGGCacaatgataaagaaaatgactaaaaattTACATGAGACAAATCCACCATATTTTCCTGAGATGCATAATTGTCAATGTGTGAATGAAAGGGGACAGAACCCAAGTGAAAGTGGGAGACAGATTATATCATGATCAAGAATTTGATCTCACTTTTATTTAAGAATGAGTCTTCCCATCAACTGTCCTTAACTTCTACTACCACTAAAATGTTTCTAGAATTTAgtcagaatgtgtgtgtgtgtgtgtgtgtgtgtgtggtgcatgtGTATATTAGCTGGTTAGTTCCTTAGGAAATGATCCCAGTGCTCCTAATGTTCAAGACATCAGCCCTAAAGTGAGTGTCCAAGCCAAATCCAGGCCATCGTGATAGATTGGCAGACTAATAAGGCAGAGGTATTTGAATTAGAGACCGGagacttcacacacacacacacacacacacaaaataatatcAGGGCTGGTAACGTGTCCCTTATTTTTTAACAGACTTAgggaattttgttttcaaattgacACTGCCTTGTTGCATAGGTGCCTCAGTTTTACTCTGTGCCTGACTGCAGGATTCCACAGGGCGTGTGGGGACTGTAGATCATGCTACTGGAACATTGGCCTTGGTTGAACATTAACTGCCTTAATCACCCATCTCTGGCACTTTaattctctctgggcctcagaaactcattttaaacttaagcatttttctaagaatttgtttGGTATCTGCCTCCTCCAGACAGCACTGAGAATTGGGgcatatgggcggcgcctgtggctcagtgagtagggcgccagccccatatgccgagggtggcccagccccggccaaactgcaaccaaaaaatagccgggcgttgtggcgggcgcccgtagtcccagctgctcgggaggctgaggcaagagaattgcataagcccaagagttagaggttgctgtgagctgtgtgactccacggcactctaaagagggcggtacagtgagactctgtctctacaaaaaaaaaaaaaaaaaagagaattgggGCATATGTGTGTGCTTGTCAATATATAACACAGTATCAAGTACATGACAGACATCAAGCATgaaaatggatgaatgaa
This is a stretch of genomic DNA from Nycticebus coucang isolate mNycCou1 chromosome 14, mNycCou1.pri, whole genome shotgun sequence. It encodes these proteins:
- the LOC128565564 gene encoding olfactory receptor 5M3-like — its product is MLNFTDVTEFILLGLTSYREWRVLLFVIFLVVYIITLVGNIGVIALIKVSPQLNSPMYFFLSHLSFIDVWFSSNVTPKLLENLLSETKTISYAGCLVQCFFFIALVHVEIFILAVMAFDRYMAIGNPLLYSSKMSRVVCIRLICFPYIYGFLTSLAATLWTYGLYFCGKIEINHFYCADPPLIKMACAGTFVKEYTMLILAGINFTYSLIVIIISYIFILIAILQMRSAEGRRKAFSTCGSHLTAVIIFYGTLIFMYLRRPTEESVEQGKMVAVFYTTVIPMLNPIIYTLRNKDVKEAMNKVINRRYLTK